A genomic segment from Neodiprion lecontei isolate iyNeoLeco1 chromosome 1, iyNeoLeco1.1, whole genome shotgun sequence encodes:
- the LOC107223844 gene encoding uncharacterized protein LOC107223844 isoform X3: MRTEDTKSDHTSGLVCYLNGCNEGKFETSFLQENKIKNCRKTTCSFNDSCPEVSSSMWGGSSSFSYDEIFNLDIFVGKTKTVLNLTITNITFYKLHIGLRYISMKPPTNDRICQTVDLRNDTSSKTLSWYSLIHHGFDAILQLLLEGKSTSYFKKYALKAPRRRAYDAGETPQYDDIFTYVDVSVSDKVFLNMKPLPLVFNVSMYNVSFCKFSNHNCKLDKPEHVKGQLTWEQSLFPQENSKYYFKVTPISKHDGKVLEWTKSAHFVMKSSLWTATYIVTTVVFLLIGMFFVLRCVYFYYRNKKLPNIRSRKPRCLLIYDGTHNDHIDVMIKLAEYLISCDIDAIIDVLHAMKDDLNLHSPTQWCDEALHMSNCVIVAQSPPRDNSVRVTRTIYRFLYDHARRLIEEDYHQNHRRYFFIEFQYCQQTDIPVEAASFKRFKMPTDLDKLVDEVHNADYSTVYTDHNARDFINSINLATRSIINQTREKPTSFENIPSCLSKNNPRSKVDSTTIAGNKSTTFMNGKRRDFGDRSYATLLSSLDLLEANEKFN, translated from the exons ATGAGAACTGAGGATACCAAG aGTGACCATACTTCGGGATTGGTTTGTTATCTCAATGGCTGTAACGAAGGTAAATTTGAAACG AGTTTTTTACAGGAGAACAAGATAAAGAATTGTAGGAAAACAACATGTTCTTTTAATGACT CGTGTCCAGAGGTTTCCTCAAGTATGTGGGGTGGTTCGTCTTCTTTCAGCTATGacgaaatatttaatttggatatttttgttGGGAAAACAAAAACTGTACTGAATTTGACGATAACCAACATCACATTTTACA aACTGCACATAGGACTGAGGTATATCAGCATGAAGCCTCCTACGAATGACAGGATATGCCAGACTGTTGATCTGCGTAATGATACTTCGTCAAAAACCTTATCGTGGTATTCgctaatacatcacggattcGATGCAATCCTGCAACTTTTACTGGAAGGAAAGAGTACTAGTTATTTTAAGAAGTATGCTTTAAAAGCACCTCGACGACGTGCGTATG atgCTGGTGAAACTCCACAATATGACGATATATTCACATACGTGGACGTGAGCGTCTCAGACAAAGTCTTTTTAAACATGAAACCACTACCTCTGGTCTTCAATGTGTCCATGTACAATGTatcattttgcaaattttctaaTCATAATTGTAAACTTGACAAGCCTGAACATGTTAAAGGACAATTGACTTGGGAACAAAGTTTATTTCCACAGGAAAATTCAAAGTACTACTTCAAAGTAACACCAATTTCCAAACATGATGGAAAAGTGCTAGAATGGACAAAAAGTGCTCATTTTGTTATGA AAAGTTCCCTCTGGACAGCGACATACATAGTGACTACTGtggtttttttattgattGGGATGTTCTTTGTTTTACGCTGTGTTTACTTCTACTACCGAAACAAGA AATTACCAAACATACGTTCAAGAAAGCCACGTTGTCTGTTGATATATGATGGAACACACAATGACCACATTGATGTTATGATTAAACTGGCAGAATACCTTATATCCTGTGATATCGATGCTATAATTGATGTGCTGCATGCCATGAAGGATGACCTCAATCTCCAT AGTCCAACTCAATGGTGCGACGAAGCACTTCACATGTCTAACTGTGTTATTGTGGCACAGTCCCCGCCACGTGATAATTCTGTGAGAGTTACTAGAACAATATATAGATTCCTATATGACCATGCTCGCAGATTAATAGAGGAAGACTACCATCAGAACCACAGAAGATATTTCTTCATCGAATTTCAATACTGTCAACAGACTGACATACCTGTTGAAGCAGCGTCGTTCAAACGATTCAAAATGCCCACAGATTTGGACAAACTCGTTGATGAAGTACATAATGCGGATTATTCCACAGTATATACCGACCATAACGCCAGAGACTTTATAAATAGCATAAATTTGGCCACAAGAAGCATTATTAACCAGACACGTGAAAAACCAACATCTTTTGAAAACATCCCTA GTTGTCTGTCGAAAAACAATCCGAGGTCCAAGGTTGATTCAACGACAATAGCTGGCAATAAAAGTACTACTTTCATGAACGGAAAAAGACGTGATTTTGGAGATCGATCTTATGCAACGTTACTGAGTTCTTTGGATCTTCTagaagcaaatgaaaagtttaacTAA
- the LOC107223844 gene encoding uncharacterized protein LOC107223844 isoform X4, which translates to MRTEDTKSDHTSGLVCYLNGCNEGKFETENKIKNCRKTTCSFNDSCPEVSSSMWGGSSSFSYDEIFNLDIFVGKTKTVLNLTITNITFYKLHIGLRYISMKPPTNDRICQTVDLRNDTSSKTLSWYSLIHHGFDAILQLLLEGKSTSYFKKYALKAPRRRAYDAGETPQYDDIFTYVDVSVSDKVFLNMKPLPLVFNVSMYNVSFCKFSNHNCKLDKPEHVKGQLTWEQSLFPQENSKYYFKVTPISKHDGKVLEWTKSAHFVMKSSLWTATYIVTTVVFLLIGMFFVLRCVYFYYRNKKLPNIRSRKPRCLLIYDGTHNDHIDVMIKLAEYLISCDIDAIIDVLHAMKDDLNLHSPTQWCDEALHMSNCVIVAQSPPRDNSVRVTRTIYRFLYDHARRLIEEDYHQNHRRYFFIEFQYCQQTDIPVEAASFKRFKMPTDLDKLVDEVHNADYSTVYTDHNARDFINSINLATRSIINQTREKPTSFENIPSCLSKNNPRSKVDSTTIAGNKSTTFMNGKRRDFGDRSYATLLSSLDLLEANEKFN; encoded by the exons ATGAGAACTGAGGATACCAAG aGTGACCATACTTCGGGATTGGTTTGTTATCTCAATGGCTGTAACGAAGGTAAATTTGAAACG GAGAACAAGATAAAGAATTGTAGGAAAACAACATGTTCTTTTAATGACT CGTGTCCAGAGGTTTCCTCAAGTATGTGGGGTGGTTCGTCTTCTTTCAGCTATGacgaaatatttaatttggatatttttgttGGGAAAACAAAAACTGTACTGAATTTGACGATAACCAACATCACATTTTACA aACTGCACATAGGACTGAGGTATATCAGCATGAAGCCTCCTACGAATGACAGGATATGCCAGACTGTTGATCTGCGTAATGATACTTCGTCAAAAACCTTATCGTGGTATTCgctaatacatcacggattcGATGCAATCCTGCAACTTTTACTGGAAGGAAAGAGTACTAGTTATTTTAAGAAGTATGCTTTAAAAGCACCTCGACGACGTGCGTATG atgCTGGTGAAACTCCACAATATGACGATATATTCACATACGTGGACGTGAGCGTCTCAGACAAAGTCTTTTTAAACATGAAACCACTACCTCTGGTCTTCAATGTGTCCATGTACAATGTatcattttgcaaattttctaaTCATAATTGTAAACTTGACAAGCCTGAACATGTTAAAGGACAATTGACTTGGGAACAAAGTTTATTTCCACAGGAAAATTCAAAGTACTACTTCAAAGTAACACCAATTTCCAAACATGATGGAAAAGTGCTAGAATGGACAAAAAGTGCTCATTTTGTTATGA AAAGTTCCCTCTGGACAGCGACATACATAGTGACTACTGtggtttttttattgattGGGATGTTCTTTGTTTTACGCTGTGTTTACTTCTACTACCGAAACAAGA AATTACCAAACATACGTTCAAGAAAGCCACGTTGTCTGTTGATATATGATGGAACACACAATGACCACATTGATGTTATGATTAAACTGGCAGAATACCTTATATCCTGTGATATCGATGCTATAATTGATGTGCTGCATGCCATGAAGGATGACCTCAATCTCCAT AGTCCAACTCAATGGTGCGACGAAGCACTTCACATGTCTAACTGTGTTATTGTGGCACAGTCCCCGCCACGTGATAATTCTGTGAGAGTTACTAGAACAATATATAGATTCCTATATGACCATGCTCGCAGATTAATAGAGGAAGACTACCATCAGAACCACAGAAGATATTTCTTCATCGAATTTCAATACTGTCAACAGACTGACATACCTGTTGAAGCAGCGTCGTTCAAACGATTCAAAATGCCCACAGATTTGGACAAACTCGTTGATGAAGTACATAATGCGGATTATTCCACAGTATATACCGACCATAACGCCAGAGACTTTATAAATAGCATAAATTTGGCCACAAGAAGCATTATTAACCAGACACGTGAAAAACCAACATCTTTTGAAAACATCCCTA GTTGTCTGTCGAAAAACAATCCGAGGTCCAAGGTTGATTCAACGACAATAGCTGGCAATAAAAGTACTACTTTCATGAACGGAAAAAGACGTGATTTTGGAGATCGATCTTATGCAACGTTACTGAGTTCTTTGGATCTTCTagaagcaaatgaaaagtttaacTAA
- the LOC107223844 gene encoding uncharacterized protein LOC107223844 isoform X5: MRTEDTKSFLQENKIKNCRKTTCSFNDSCPEVSSSMWGGSSSFSYDEIFNLDIFVGKTKTVLNLTITNITFYKLHIGLRYISMKPPTNDRICQTVDLRNDTSSKTLSWYSLIHHGFDAILQLLLEGKSTSYFKKYALKAPRRRAYDAGETPQYDDIFTYVDVSVSDKVFLNMKPLPLVFNVSMYNVSFCKFSNHNCKLDKPEHVKGQLTWEQSLFPQENSKYYFKVTPISKHDGKVLEWTKSAHFVMKSSLWTATYIVTTVVFLLIGMFFVLRCVYFYYRNKKLPNIRSRKPRCLLIYDGTHNDHIDVMIKLAEYLISCDIDAIIDVLHAMKDDLNLHSPTQWCDEALHMSNCVIVAQSPPRDNSVRVTRTIYRFLYDHARRLIEEDYHQNHRRYFFIEFQYCQQTDIPVEAASFKRFKMPTDLDKLVDEVHNADYSTVYTDHNARDFINSINLATRSIINQTREKPTSFENIPSCLSKNNPRSKVDSTTIAGNKSTTFMNGKRRDFGDRSYATLLSSLDLLEANEKFN, encoded by the exons ATGAGAACTGAGGATACCAAG AGTTTTTTACAGGAGAACAAGATAAAGAATTGTAGGAAAACAACATGTTCTTTTAATGACT CGTGTCCAGAGGTTTCCTCAAGTATGTGGGGTGGTTCGTCTTCTTTCAGCTATGacgaaatatttaatttggatatttttgttGGGAAAACAAAAACTGTACTGAATTTGACGATAACCAACATCACATTTTACA aACTGCACATAGGACTGAGGTATATCAGCATGAAGCCTCCTACGAATGACAGGATATGCCAGACTGTTGATCTGCGTAATGATACTTCGTCAAAAACCTTATCGTGGTATTCgctaatacatcacggattcGATGCAATCCTGCAACTTTTACTGGAAGGAAAGAGTACTAGTTATTTTAAGAAGTATGCTTTAAAAGCACCTCGACGACGTGCGTATG atgCTGGTGAAACTCCACAATATGACGATATATTCACATACGTGGACGTGAGCGTCTCAGACAAAGTCTTTTTAAACATGAAACCACTACCTCTGGTCTTCAATGTGTCCATGTACAATGTatcattttgcaaattttctaaTCATAATTGTAAACTTGACAAGCCTGAACATGTTAAAGGACAATTGACTTGGGAACAAAGTTTATTTCCACAGGAAAATTCAAAGTACTACTTCAAAGTAACACCAATTTCCAAACATGATGGAAAAGTGCTAGAATGGACAAAAAGTGCTCATTTTGTTATGA AAAGTTCCCTCTGGACAGCGACATACATAGTGACTACTGtggtttttttattgattGGGATGTTCTTTGTTTTACGCTGTGTTTACTTCTACTACCGAAACAAGA AATTACCAAACATACGTTCAAGAAAGCCACGTTGTCTGTTGATATATGATGGAACACACAATGACCACATTGATGTTATGATTAAACTGGCAGAATACCTTATATCCTGTGATATCGATGCTATAATTGATGTGCTGCATGCCATGAAGGATGACCTCAATCTCCAT AGTCCAACTCAATGGTGCGACGAAGCACTTCACATGTCTAACTGTGTTATTGTGGCACAGTCCCCGCCACGTGATAATTCTGTGAGAGTTACTAGAACAATATATAGATTCCTATATGACCATGCTCGCAGATTAATAGAGGAAGACTACCATCAGAACCACAGAAGATATTTCTTCATCGAATTTCAATACTGTCAACAGACTGACATACCTGTTGAAGCAGCGTCGTTCAAACGATTCAAAATGCCCACAGATTTGGACAAACTCGTTGATGAAGTACATAATGCGGATTATTCCACAGTATATACCGACCATAACGCCAGAGACTTTATAAATAGCATAAATTTGGCCACAAGAAGCATTATTAACCAGACACGTGAAAAACCAACATCTTTTGAAAACATCCCTA GTTGTCTGTCGAAAAACAATCCGAGGTCCAAGGTTGATTCAACGACAATAGCTGGCAATAAAAGTACTACTTTCATGAACGGAAAAAGACGTGATTTTGGAGATCGATCTTATGCAACGTTACTGAGTTCTTTGGATCTTCTagaagcaaatgaaaagtttaacTAA
- the LOC107223844 gene encoding uncharacterized protein LOC107223844 isoform X1: MSKIIFSLFLLSFLKNSKSDHTSGLVCYLNGCNEGKFETSFLQENKIKNCRKTTCSFNDSCPEVSSSMWGGSSSFSYDEIFNLDIFVGKTKTVLNLTITNITFYKLHIGLRYISMKPPTNDRICQTVDLRNDTSSKTLSWYSLIHHGFDAILQLLLEGKSTSYFKKYALKAPRRRAYDAGETPQYDDIFTYVDVSVSDKVFLNMKPLPLVFNVSMYNVSFCKFSNHNCKLDKPEHVKGQLTWEQSLFPQENSKYYFKVTPISKHDGKVLEWTKSAHFVMKSSLWTATYIVTTVVFLLIGMFFVLRCVYFYYRNKKLPNIRSRKPRCLLIYDGTHNDHIDVMIKLAEYLISCDIDAIIDVLHAMKDDLNLHSPTQWCDEALHMSNCVIVAQSPPRDNSVRVTRTIYRFLYDHARRLIEEDYHQNHRRYFFIEFQYCQQTDIPVEAASFKRFKMPTDLDKLVDEVHNADYSTVYTDHNARDFINSINLATRSIINQTREKPTSFENIPSCLSKNNPRSKVDSTTIAGNKSTTFMNGKRRDFGDRSYATLLSSLDLLEANEKFN; the protein is encoded by the exons AtgagtaaaataattttttctttattccttctttcattcttaaaaaattccaagaGTGACCATACTTCGGGATTGGTTTGTTATCTCAATGGCTGTAACGAAGGTAAATTTGAAACG AGTTTTTTACAGGAGAACAAGATAAAGAATTGTAGGAAAACAACATGTTCTTTTAATGACT CGTGTCCAGAGGTTTCCTCAAGTATGTGGGGTGGTTCGTCTTCTTTCAGCTATGacgaaatatttaatttggatatttttgttGGGAAAACAAAAACTGTACTGAATTTGACGATAACCAACATCACATTTTACA aACTGCACATAGGACTGAGGTATATCAGCATGAAGCCTCCTACGAATGACAGGATATGCCAGACTGTTGATCTGCGTAATGATACTTCGTCAAAAACCTTATCGTGGTATTCgctaatacatcacggattcGATGCAATCCTGCAACTTTTACTGGAAGGAAAGAGTACTAGTTATTTTAAGAAGTATGCTTTAAAAGCACCTCGACGACGTGCGTATG atgCTGGTGAAACTCCACAATATGACGATATATTCACATACGTGGACGTGAGCGTCTCAGACAAAGTCTTTTTAAACATGAAACCACTACCTCTGGTCTTCAATGTGTCCATGTACAATGTatcattttgcaaattttctaaTCATAATTGTAAACTTGACAAGCCTGAACATGTTAAAGGACAATTGACTTGGGAACAAAGTTTATTTCCACAGGAAAATTCAAAGTACTACTTCAAAGTAACACCAATTTCCAAACATGATGGAAAAGTGCTAGAATGGACAAAAAGTGCTCATTTTGTTATGA AAAGTTCCCTCTGGACAGCGACATACATAGTGACTACTGtggtttttttattgattGGGATGTTCTTTGTTTTACGCTGTGTTTACTTCTACTACCGAAACAAGA AATTACCAAACATACGTTCAAGAAAGCCACGTTGTCTGTTGATATATGATGGAACACACAATGACCACATTGATGTTATGATTAAACTGGCAGAATACCTTATATCCTGTGATATCGATGCTATAATTGATGTGCTGCATGCCATGAAGGATGACCTCAATCTCCAT AGTCCAACTCAATGGTGCGACGAAGCACTTCACATGTCTAACTGTGTTATTGTGGCACAGTCCCCGCCACGTGATAATTCTGTGAGAGTTACTAGAACAATATATAGATTCCTATATGACCATGCTCGCAGATTAATAGAGGAAGACTACCATCAGAACCACAGAAGATATTTCTTCATCGAATTTCAATACTGTCAACAGACTGACATACCTGTTGAAGCAGCGTCGTTCAAACGATTCAAAATGCCCACAGATTTGGACAAACTCGTTGATGAAGTACATAATGCGGATTATTCCACAGTATATACCGACCATAACGCCAGAGACTTTATAAATAGCATAAATTTGGCCACAAGAAGCATTATTAACCAGACACGTGAAAAACCAACATCTTTTGAAAACATCCCTA GTTGTCTGTCGAAAAACAATCCGAGGTCCAAGGTTGATTCAACGACAATAGCTGGCAATAAAAGTACTACTTTCATGAACGGAAAAAGACGTGATTTTGGAGATCGATCTTATGCAACGTTACTGAGTTCTTTGGATCTTCTagaagcaaatgaaaagtttaacTAA
- the LOC107223844 gene encoding uncharacterized protein LOC107223844 isoform X2: protein MSKIIFSLFLLSFLKNSKSDHTSGLVCYLNGCNEGKFETENKIKNCRKTTCSFNDSCPEVSSSMWGGSSSFSYDEIFNLDIFVGKTKTVLNLTITNITFYKLHIGLRYISMKPPTNDRICQTVDLRNDTSSKTLSWYSLIHHGFDAILQLLLEGKSTSYFKKYALKAPRRRAYDAGETPQYDDIFTYVDVSVSDKVFLNMKPLPLVFNVSMYNVSFCKFSNHNCKLDKPEHVKGQLTWEQSLFPQENSKYYFKVTPISKHDGKVLEWTKSAHFVMKSSLWTATYIVTTVVFLLIGMFFVLRCVYFYYRNKKLPNIRSRKPRCLLIYDGTHNDHIDVMIKLAEYLISCDIDAIIDVLHAMKDDLNLHSPTQWCDEALHMSNCVIVAQSPPRDNSVRVTRTIYRFLYDHARRLIEEDYHQNHRRYFFIEFQYCQQTDIPVEAASFKRFKMPTDLDKLVDEVHNADYSTVYTDHNARDFINSINLATRSIINQTREKPTSFENIPSCLSKNNPRSKVDSTTIAGNKSTTFMNGKRRDFGDRSYATLLSSLDLLEANEKFN from the exons AtgagtaaaataattttttctttattccttctttcattcttaaaaaattccaagaGTGACCATACTTCGGGATTGGTTTGTTATCTCAATGGCTGTAACGAAGGTAAATTTGAAACG GAGAACAAGATAAAGAATTGTAGGAAAACAACATGTTCTTTTAATGACT CGTGTCCAGAGGTTTCCTCAAGTATGTGGGGTGGTTCGTCTTCTTTCAGCTATGacgaaatatttaatttggatatttttgttGGGAAAACAAAAACTGTACTGAATTTGACGATAACCAACATCACATTTTACA aACTGCACATAGGACTGAGGTATATCAGCATGAAGCCTCCTACGAATGACAGGATATGCCAGACTGTTGATCTGCGTAATGATACTTCGTCAAAAACCTTATCGTGGTATTCgctaatacatcacggattcGATGCAATCCTGCAACTTTTACTGGAAGGAAAGAGTACTAGTTATTTTAAGAAGTATGCTTTAAAAGCACCTCGACGACGTGCGTATG atgCTGGTGAAACTCCACAATATGACGATATATTCACATACGTGGACGTGAGCGTCTCAGACAAAGTCTTTTTAAACATGAAACCACTACCTCTGGTCTTCAATGTGTCCATGTACAATGTatcattttgcaaattttctaaTCATAATTGTAAACTTGACAAGCCTGAACATGTTAAAGGACAATTGACTTGGGAACAAAGTTTATTTCCACAGGAAAATTCAAAGTACTACTTCAAAGTAACACCAATTTCCAAACATGATGGAAAAGTGCTAGAATGGACAAAAAGTGCTCATTTTGTTATGA AAAGTTCCCTCTGGACAGCGACATACATAGTGACTACTGtggtttttttattgattGGGATGTTCTTTGTTTTACGCTGTGTTTACTTCTACTACCGAAACAAGA AATTACCAAACATACGTTCAAGAAAGCCACGTTGTCTGTTGATATATGATGGAACACACAATGACCACATTGATGTTATGATTAAACTGGCAGAATACCTTATATCCTGTGATATCGATGCTATAATTGATGTGCTGCATGCCATGAAGGATGACCTCAATCTCCAT AGTCCAACTCAATGGTGCGACGAAGCACTTCACATGTCTAACTGTGTTATTGTGGCACAGTCCCCGCCACGTGATAATTCTGTGAGAGTTACTAGAACAATATATAGATTCCTATATGACCATGCTCGCAGATTAATAGAGGAAGACTACCATCAGAACCACAGAAGATATTTCTTCATCGAATTTCAATACTGTCAACAGACTGACATACCTGTTGAAGCAGCGTCGTTCAAACGATTCAAAATGCCCACAGATTTGGACAAACTCGTTGATGAAGTACATAATGCGGATTATTCCACAGTATATACCGACCATAACGCCAGAGACTTTATAAATAGCATAAATTTGGCCACAAGAAGCATTATTAACCAGACACGTGAAAAACCAACATCTTTTGAAAACATCCCTA GTTGTCTGTCGAAAAACAATCCGAGGTCCAAGGTTGATTCAACGACAATAGCTGGCAATAAAAGTACTACTTTCATGAACGGAAAAAGACGTGATTTTGGAGATCGATCTTATGCAACGTTACTGAGTTCTTTGGATCTTCTagaagcaaatgaaaagtttaacTAA